One genomic window of Bradyrhizobium sp. CCGE-LA001 includes the following:
- a CDS encoding acyl carrier protein yields the protein MSSTFDQVATIIAETCDIPRDTITPDSHAIDDLGIDSLDFLDIAFAIDKQFGIKLPLEKWTQEVNDGKATTEQYFVLKNLCARIDELVAAKGASA from the coding sequence ATGTCTTCCACATTCGATCAGGTCGCCACGATCATCGCTGAAACCTGCGACATCCCGCGCGACACGATCACGCCGGATAGCCATGCCATCGACGATCTCGGCATCGACAGCCTCGATTTCCTCGATATCGCCTTCGCGATCGACAAGCAGTTCGGCATCAAGCTGCCGCTGGAGAAGTGGACCCAGGAGGTCAACGACGGCAAGGCCACCACCGAGCAGTATTTCGTATTGAAGAACCTGTGCGCGCGCATCGACGAGCTCGTCGCGGCCAAGGGCGCGAGCGCCTAA
- a CDS encoding ParB-like protein codes for MTNPREPRVHPVPILSLRPTQMTVGMREVKEKRKRWRQHDGKKQADLLGKHMIPVVYGPDERYYVIDHHHLGRALHDEGVKEVLVTVIGDLRMVEREAFWGVMDNKRWVYPYDAKGERRPFRDLPKSVADLKDDPFRSLAGELRRIGGFAKDTTPFSEFLWADYLRRKLSRKLINADFGKAIEKAMASAKSQDAIYLPGWCGPADDD; via the coding sequence ATGACCAATCCACGCGAGCCGAGAGTGCATCCGGTCCCGATCCTGTCGCTTCGGCCCACGCAGATGACGGTCGGCATGCGCGAGGTCAAGGAGAAACGCAAGCGCTGGCGTCAGCACGACGGGAAGAAGCAGGCCGACCTGCTCGGCAAGCACATGATTCCCGTCGTGTACGGGCCGGATGAGCGCTATTACGTCATCGATCACCACCATCTCGGCCGCGCGCTGCACGACGAGGGCGTCAAGGAGGTGCTGGTGACCGTGATCGGCGACCTCCGAATGGTCGAGCGCGAGGCCTTCTGGGGCGTCATGGACAACAAGCGCTGGGTCTACCCTTACGATGCCAAAGGCGAGAGGCGGCCGTTCCGCGACCTGCCGAAATCGGTCGCCGACCTCAAGGACGACCCCTTTCGCAGTCTTGCGGGCGAGCTCCGCCGCATCGGTGGCTTCGCCAAGGATACGACGCCGTTCTCGGAATTCCTGTGGGCCGACTATCTGCGCCGAAAGCTCTCGCGCAAGCTGATCAATGCCGATTTCGGCAAGGCCATCGAGAAGGCCATGGCTTCGGCCAAAAGCCAGGATGCGATCTATCTGCCGGGCTGGTGCGGACCGGCGGACGACGATTAG
- a CDS encoding ATP-binding protein, giving the protein MTSFGRVISVRGSLARVGLLAESRMPVSEVRATVGRFVSIRCASSVIVAMITEVSCENLSGNDNYIAIASVDLLGEILNAADKAKFQRGVTNYPTIGDAVDLITSQELRTIYAPTGSDQINVGFLQQDRSVVAYVDVEEMLSKHFAVLGSTGVGKSTGVSLLLNEILKARPNLRIFLLDVHNEYGRCFGDRALVLNPRNLKLPFWLFNFEEIVDVLFGGRAGVPEELDILAEVIPLAKGVYTQYQNADRIGLKRIDPKQIGYTVDTPVPYRLVDLLSLIDERMGKLENRSSRIIYHKLISRIEAVRNDPRYTFMFDNANVGGDTMAEVISHLFRLPANGKPMTVMQLAGFPAEVIDSVVSVLCRMAFDFGLWSDGVSPLLFVCEEAHRYASADRNIGFGPTRKAVSRIAKEGRKYGVYLGLITQRPAELDATIISQCNTLFTMRLANDRDQALLRAAVSDAAANLLSFVPSLGTREVLAFGEGVALPTRLRFKEVPPHQLPRGEATISSVPSVTSGHDMHFVGAVLERWRGATSQRDVPNDPVFSAPPAKTLSNVEAPMLQPSMGLDPDRFSLLKKPLR; this is encoded by the coding sequence GTGACATCCTTTGGACGCGTGATTTCGGTTCGCGGGTCGCTGGCCCGGGTCGGGCTTCTGGCGGAAAGCCGGATGCCGGTCTCGGAGGTTCGGGCGACCGTCGGCCGCTTCGTCAGTATCCGCTGCGCTAGCTCGGTCATCGTCGCGATGATCACCGAGGTCTCCTGCGAAAACCTGTCGGGCAACGACAATTACATCGCGATCGCCTCGGTCGACCTGCTCGGCGAAATCCTCAATGCCGCCGACAAGGCCAAATTCCAGCGTGGCGTCACCAATTATCCGACCATCGGCGATGCCGTCGACCTGATCACGAGCCAGGAGCTGCGCACGATCTACGCGCCGACCGGGTCGGACCAGATCAATGTCGGTTTCCTGCAGCAGGACCGTTCGGTCGTCGCCTATGTCGACGTCGAGGAAATGCTGTCCAAGCACTTCGCGGTGCTGGGATCGACCGGCGTCGGCAAATCGACCGGCGTCTCGCTGTTGCTCAACGAGATCCTGAAGGCACGGCCGAACCTGCGCATCTTCCTGCTCGACGTGCACAACGAATATGGCCGCTGCTTCGGCGACCGCGCGCTGGTGCTCAATCCGCGGAACCTGAAGCTGCCGTTCTGGCTGTTCAATTTCGAGGAAATCGTCGACGTGCTGTTCGGCGGCCGCGCCGGCGTGCCCGAGGAGCTCGACATCCTCGCCGAGGTGATCCCGCTCGCCAAGGGCGTCTATACCCAATACCAGAACGCCGACCGCATCGGTCTCAAGCGCATCGATCCCAAGCAGATCGGCTACACCGTCGACACGCCGGTGCCCTATCGCCTGGTCGACCTCTTATCGCTGATCGACGAGCGCATGGGCAAATTGGAAAATCGCTCCTCGCGCATCATCTATCACAAGCTGATCTCGCGCATCGAGGCCGTGCGCAACGACCCGCGCTACACCTTCATGTTCGACAATGCCAATGTCGGCGGCGACACCATGGCCGAGGTCATCAGCCATCTGTTCCGCCTGCCGGCCAACGGCAAGCCGATGACGGTGATGCAGCTCGCCGGCTTCCCGGCCGAGGTCATCGATTCCGTCGTCTCGGTGCTGTGCCGCATGGCCTTCGATTTCGGCCTGTGGAGCGACGGCGTCTCGCCGCTGCTGTTCGTCTGCGAGGAAGCGCACCGCTATGCCTCCGCCGACCGCAACATCGGCTTCGGCCCGACCCGCAAGGCGGTGTCGCGCATCGCCAAGGAGGGCCGCAAATACGGCGTCTATCTCGGCCTGATCACGCAGCGGCCCGCAGAGCTCGACGCCACCATCATCTCCCAGTGCAACACGCTGTTCACGATGCGCCTTGCCAACGACCGCGACCAGGCGCTGCTGCGTGCCGCCGTGTCGGACGCCGCCGCGAACCTGCTCTCCTTCGTGCCTTCGCTCGGTACCCGCGAGGTGTTGGCCTTCGGCGAAGGCGTCGCACTGCCGACGAGGCTGCGCTTCAAGGAAGTGCCGCCGCATCAATTGCCGCGCGGCGAGGCCACCATCTCGAGCGTGCCGTCCGTCACCTCCGGCCACGACATGCATTTCGTCGGTGCCGTGCTGGAGCGCTGGCGCGGCGCCACCTCGCAGCGCGACGTGCCGAACGATCCGGTGTTCTCGGCGCCGCCCGCCAAGACGCTTTCCAACGTCGAGGCCCCGATGCTGCAGCCCTCGATGGGCCTCGATCCCGATCGCTTCTCGCTGCTGAAGAAGCCGTTGCGGTAA
- a CDS encoding catechol 2,3-dioxygenase: protein MQPEPILDLAHLGHMELLTPKPEESLKFFVDVMGMTVSGQKGESVYLRGWDDYERYSLKLTASKTSGMEHMALRARSQQALERRVAALKGSGFDIGWTDGDMGQGPTFRCRDPDGHIVELYYETEWYQAPPELKPALKNQAQRFPARGINVRRLDHLNCLAVDIKANREFFENHLGCRLTEQIVLNDGREAAMWLTMSNKSYDFAYSLDHSGTPGRFHHVTYALDSREEILRAADIFLENGVHIETGPHKHAIQQTFFLYVYEPGGNRVEVANAGARLILAPDWKPIVWTEEERKKGQAWGLKTIESFHTHGTPPVEMKKHS, encoded by the coding sequence ATGCAGCCCGAACCGATCCTCGATCTCGCGCATCTCGGCCACATGGAGCTCTTGACGCCCAAGCCCGAGGAGAGCCTGAAATTCTTCGTCGACGTCATGGGCATGACCGTCAGCGGGCAGAAGGGCGAATCGGTCTACCTGCGCGGCTGGGACGATTACGAGCGCTATTCGCTCAAGCTCACGGCTTCGAAGACATCGGGCATGGAGCACATGGCGCTGCGCGCGCGTAGTCAGCAGGCATTGGAGCGCCGCGTCGCCGCGCTCAAGGGCTCCGGCTTCGACATCGGCTGGACCGACGGTGACATGGGGCAGGGGCCGACCTTCCGTTGCCGCGACCCCGATGGCCACATCGTCGAGCTCTACTACGAGACCGAATGGTATCAGGCGCCGCCGGAGCTGAAGCCCGCATTGAAGAATCAGGCGCAACGCTTTCCCGCGCGCGGCATCAACGTCCGCCGGCTGGACCATCTCAATTGCCTCGCCGTCGACATCAAGGCCAACCGCGAGTTCTTCGAGAATCATCTCGGCTGCCGGCTCACCGAGCAGATCGTGCTCAACGACGGCCGAGAAGCTGCGATGTGGCTGACGATGTCGAACAAGAGCTACGACTTCGCATATTCGCTCGATCATTCCGGCACGCCCGGCCGCTTCCACCACGTCACCTACGCGCTCGACAGCCGCGAGGAGATTCTGCGCGCCGCCGACATCTTCCTGGAGAACGGCGTGCATATCGAGACGGGACCGCACAAGCACGCGATCCAGCAGACCTTCTTCCTCTATGTCTACGAGCCCGGCGGCAACCGCGTCGAGGTCGCCAATGCCGGCGCGCGCCTCATCCTCGCGCCCGACTGGAAGCCGATCGTGTGGACCGAAGAGGAGCGCAAGAAGGGCCAGGCCTGGGGGCTGAAGACGATCGAGTCCTTCCACACCCATGGCACACCGCCGGTTGAGATGAAGAAGCACAGCTGA
- a CDS encoding molybdopterin cofactor-binding domain-containing protein, with protein MASPIPNGAERPSGSLVVVRTVDEVTSETFIRITADGSVTAYNGHVDLGTGIRTALGQVVAEELDVSFARVVVVLGDTALVPNQGATIASETIQITAVPLRKAAAQARHFLIARAAERLELPETDLRIEDGLVRGNDNRSVSYGELIGDETVRLELADDVAVKSVGDYAIVGQSVPRVDLPAKATGELTFVHDIRVPGMLHGRVVRPPYAGVDAGPFVGTSLIAVDESSVRDIPGVKAVVRIGDFVGVVAEREEDAIRAAEQLEVSWEPTPDLTNLADVETALRANPSTPRTLIDKGDVDAAIAAAAKPMQRTYIWPYQMHASIGPSCAVADFQDGNIRVWSGTQNPHVLRADLALLVERPESEIEVIRLEAAGCYGRNCADDVTADALLLSRAVGRPVRVQLTREQEHAWEPKGTAQLIDVNGGLDANGGIAAYDLATRYPSNAAPTLALLLTGRISPEPAVLQMGDRTAIPPYDYDNMRVVAHDMPPIVRASWMRGVSALPNTFAHESYIDEAATDAGVDPIEYRLRYLKDQRAVDLVNAVAERAGWKPRPVREEKDGDIVHGRGFAYALYVHSKFPGYGAAWSAWIADVAVNKSTGDVSVTRVVAGQDSGLMINPDGVRHQIHGNVIQSTSRALMEEVSFERGAVAAREWGAYPIIPFPDVPKIDVLMLPRQDQPPLGVGESASVPSAAAIANAIFDATGVRFREPPFTPERILKGLHGEAVATPQALPAPAPQPSRIWDNPFAKRAGIGAAIAAVCTAAIGIGAALLPGRSIAPIARPDASVYSAATIARGEMLAALGNCAECHTSLGGALNAGGRALQTPFGTIYATNITPDVETGIGAWSYPAFERAMRDGLHRDGRQLYPAFPYTHFAKTSDADMQALYAYLMAQPAVRATAPANKLAFPFNLRPLLAGWNALFHQTKDFKPDPAKSEQWNRGAYLVESLGHCSGCHSPRNALGAEQREAYLAGGFAEGWEAPALTSLSRAPIPWSADELFAYLRTGHSRYHGVAAGPMAPIVRDLKALPDEDIRAMAVYLDSFNDAGSDRQAQDTLAAKFESATQVTVASSTGARLYQGACAVCHEVGGLPLFGTRPSLALNSNLHSATSDNLVQVILHGISEPVSSDLGYMPAFRNSMSDAQLEELVTFLRRQFAPDKPAWTGVRETIARVRSSAH; from the coding sequence ATGGCCTCCCCTATTCCGAACGGAGCAGAGCGGCCGTCCGGCTCGCTCGTCGTCGTCCGCACCGTGGACGAGGTCACATCCGAAACCTTCATCCGCATCACCGCGGATGGATCGGTCACGGCCTACAACGGCCATGTCGATCTCGGCACCGGCATCCGCACCGCGCTTGGCCAGGTCGTCGCCGAAGAGTTGGACGTGTCCTTTGCCCGCGTCGTCGTCGTGCTCGGCGATACCGCCCTGGTGCCGAACCAGGGCGCGACCATCGCAAGCGAGACCATCCAGATCACGGCCGTACCTCTGCGCAAGGCCGCCGCCCAGGCGCGGCACTTTTTGATCGCGCGCGCGGCCGAACGGCTGGAGCTGCCGGAGACCGACCTCAGGATCGAGGACGGCCTCGTGCGCGGGAACGACAATCGCAGCGTCAGCTATGGCGAGCTGATCGGAGACGAGACCGTTCGCCTCGAGCTTGCCGACGATGTCGCGGTGAAATCCGTCGGCGACTACGCCATCGTCGGACAATCGGTACCGCGCGTCGACCTGCCCGCCAAGGCCACGGGCGAACTGACCTTCGTGCACGATATCCGAGTCCCCGGCATGCTGCACGGCCGCGTGGTACGTCCGCCCTATGCCGGCGTCGATGCCGGTCCTTTCGTCGGCACCAGCCTCATTGCCGTCGACGAGTCCTCGGTGCGCGACATTCCCGGCGTCAAAGCCGTGGTCCGGATCGGCGATTTCGTCGGCGTGGTCGCCGAGCGCGAGGAGGATGCGATCCGCGCGGCGGAGCAGCTTGAGGTGAGCTGGGAGCCGACGCCTGATCTCACCAATCTTGCCGATGTCGAGACTGCACTCCGCGCCAATCCATCGACGCCGCGAACGCTGATCGACAAGGGCGATGTCGATGCGGCCATTGCCGCCGCGGCCAAGCCGATGCAGCGCACTTACATCTGGCCGTATCAGATGCATGCCTCGATCGGTCCCTCCTGCGCCGTCGCCGACTTCCAGGACGGCAACATCCGTGTCTGGTCGGGCACGCAAAACCCGCACGTTTTGCGCGCCGACCTCGCGCTGCTGGTCGAGCGTCCCGAGAGTGAGATCGAGGTGATCCGGCTGGAGGCCGCGGGTTGCTACGGCCGCAACTGCGCCGACGACGTCACTGCTGATGCCCTGTTGCTGTCGCGCGCCGTCGGCCGGCCCGTGCGCGTGCAATTGACGCGCGAGCAGGAGCACGCCTGGGAACCCAAGGGGACCGCACAGCTCATCGACGTCAATGGCGGGCTCGATGCCAATGGCGGCATCGCCGCCTACGATCTCGCGACGCGCTATCCCTCGAATGCCGCACCGACGCTGGCGCTGCTGCTCACCGGTCGGATCTCGCCCGAGCCCGCCGTGCTCCAGATGGGCGACCGTACCGCGATCCCGCCGTATGATTACGACAACATGCGTGTCGTCGCCCACGACATGCCGCCGATCGTGCGCGCCTCCTGGATGCGCGGCGTCTCGGCGCTGCCGAACACTTTTGCGCATGAGTCCTACATCGACGAGGCTGCGACCGACGCTGGCGTCGACCCGATCGAGTATCGCCTGCGCTACCTGAAGGACCAGCGCGCCGTCGATCTCGTCAATGCGGTCGCCGAACGCGCCGGCTGGAAGCCGCGTCCCGTGCGGGAGGAGAAGGACGGCGACATTGTGCACGGGCGCGGCTTTGCCTACGCGCTCTACGTTCATAGCAAGTTCCCCGGCTATGGCGCAGCGTGGTCGGCCTGGATCGCTGACGTCGCCGTGAACAAGTCAACCGGCGATGTCAGCGTGACGCGCGTCGTCGCGGGACAAGACTCCGGCCTGATGATCAATCCGGACGGCGTACGCCACCAGATCCACGGCAACGTCATCCAATCCACCAGCCGCGCGCTGATGGAGGAGGTCTCGTTCGAACGCGGAGCAGTCGCGGCGCGCGAATGGGGCGCCTATCCGATCATCCCCTTCCCAGACGTGCCCAAGATCGACGTGCTGATGCTGCCGCGTCAGGATCAGCCGCCGCTCGGCGTCGGCGAATCCGCCTCGGTGCCGAGTGCGGCGGCGATCGCGAACGCGATCTTCGATGCCACCGGCGTGCGCTTTCGCGAGCCGCCATTCACGCCCGAGCGGATCCTGAAAGGGCTACACGGCGAGGCCGTGGCGACGCCGCAGGCGCTGCCCGCTCCTGCCCCGCAACCATCTCGCATCTGGGACAATCCCTTCGCCAAACGCGCCGGCATTGGCGCGGCGATTGCAGCCGTCTGCACCGCCGCAATCGGAATCGGTGCTGCCCTCCTGCCCGGCCGGTCCATCGCGCCGATCGCACGTCCCGATGCCTCGGTTTACTCCGCCGCGACCATCGCGCGCGGAGAGATGCTCGCTGCGCTCGGTAATTGCGCGGAGTGCCACACCAGTCTCGGCGGTGCGCTCAATGCCGGCGGCCGTGCGTTGCAGACGCCGTTCGGCACGATCTACGCGACCAACATCACACCTGACGTCGAGACCGGCATCGGCGCCTGGTCCTATCCCGCGTTCGAGCGCGCGATGCGCGACGGCCTGCATCGCGACGGGCGACAGCTCTATCCCGCCTTCCCCTACACGCACTTTGCGAAGACTAGCGACGCCGACATGCAGGCGCTCTACGCTTACCTGATGGCCCAGCCGGCGGTGCGGGCGACGGCACCGGCGAACAAGCTCGCCTTTCCGTTCAATCTGCGCCCGCTGCTCGCCGGCTGGAATGCGCTGTTTCACCAGACCAAGGACTTCAAGCCGGATCCCGCGAAGTCCGAGCAATGGAATCGCGGTGCCTATCTCGTCGAAAGTCTCGGCCATTGCAGCGGCTGCCATTCGCCGCGCAATGCGCTTGGTGCCGAGCAGCGCGAGGCCTATCTCGCCGGCGGCTTCGCCGAGGGCTGGGAGGCGCCGGCGCTGACGTCGCTCTCACGCGCACCGATCCCGTGGAGCGCGGACGAACTCTTCGCTTATTTGCGCACCGGCCATTCGCGCTATCACGGCGTCGCGGCCGGTCCCATGGCGCCGATCGTAAGAGACCTCAAAGCCCTGCCCGATGAGGACATCCGCGCGATGGCAGTCTACCTCGACTCATTCAACGATGCTGGCTCCGACCGGCAAGCGCAGGATACGCTCGCCGCAAAATTCGAGAGCGCGACGCAAGTCACCGTTGCTTCGTCCACCGGCGCGCGGCTCTATCAGGGCGCCTGCGCCGTCTGCCACGAAGTCGGTGGTTTGCCGCTGTTCGGCACAAGGCCCTCGCTCGCGCTCAACAGCAATCTGCACAGCGCGACATCAGACAATCTCGTACAGGTGATCCTGCACGGCATCAGTGAACCGGTGTCGAGCGATCTCGGCTACATGCCTGCCTTCAGAAACAGCATGAGCGACGCGCAGCTGGAGGAGCTCGTCACCTTCCTGCGCAGGCAGTTCGCGCCGGACAAGCCGGCCTGGACCGGTGTGCGCGAGACGATCGCGCGGGTGCGATCGTCGGCGCATTAA
- a CDS encoding (2Fe-2S)-binding protein, whose translation MTHAPIRLTVNGGIHEVTAAPQTPLLYVLRNDIALNGPKYGCGLGECGTCTVLIDGAAARSCVIPISGCAGRDIVTLEGLGDRDRPDVVQQAFIDEQAAQCGYCLNGMIMTTKALLAINPRPTEQEALAALRYNLCRCGTHVEILRAVMRASGQLTEASD comes from the coding sequence ATGACGCACGCACCGATCCGCCTCACCGTCAACGGCGGGATCCACGAGGTCACTGCAGCGCCGCAGACGCCGCTGCTCTATGTGCTGCGCAACGACATCGCGCTCAACGGCCCGAAATATGGTTGCGGCTTAGGTGAATGCGGCACCTGTACTGTCCTGATCGACGGCGCGGCGGCACGTTCGTGCGTGATTCCCATCAGTGGCTGCGCCGGCCGCGACATCGTGACGCTCGAAGGCCTCGGCGACCGCGACAGACCGGACGTAGTGCAGCAGGCCTTCATCGACGAGCAGGCCGCGCAATGCGGCTATTGCCTGAACGGGATGATCATGACGACCAAGGCGCTGCTCGCGATCAATCCGAGACCGACCGAACAGGAGGCGCTTGCGGCCTTGCGCTACAATCTCTGCCGCTGCGGCACGCATGTCGAGATCCTGCGCGCGGTGATGCGCGCATCCGGCCAGCTCACCGAGGCGTCTGATTGA
- a CDS encoding UPF0280 family protein: MTRLPQIALLSDGRRLHLQDGPIDLVVEARGAAGEVRAAYEAAARRFTGLLDELCAELPELRAAAGQRSLLKGIVARRMHAAVAPYGGDCFITPMAAVAGSVAEEILGAMLDAATLDRAYVNNGGDIALHLGNGEHFSVGLMDRPDRFGVMRTMRVDSGDPVGGVATSGRHGRSFSLGIADAVTVLAATASQADAAATIIANAVDLPGHKAIIRAPANEIQSDSDLGTRLVTRDVGALSHDEIAAALEYGAECARQVFDRGLIEGAVLQLCGDMLVIGPKDIEEQRTRLLVLENAVDA; the protein is encoded by the coding sequence ATGACCAGGCTCCCGCAAATCGCATTGCTGTCTGATGGCCGGCGGCTGCATTTGCAGGATGGTCCGATCGATCTGGTCGTGGAGGCGAGGGGAGCAGCAGGCGAAGTGCGTGCGGCCTATGAGGCCGCGGCGCGGCGGTTCACCGGGTTGCTCGACGAGCTCTGCGCGGAATTGCCGGAGCTGCGGGCGGCCGCCGGGCAGCGGTCGTTGCTGAAGGGCATTGTGGCGCGGCGGATGCACGCCGCGGTCGCGCCTTATGGAGGCGATTGCTTCATCACGCCGATGGCTGCAGTTGCCGGCAGCGTCGCCGAGGAGATCCTTGGCGCGATGCTCGACGCCGCGACGCTCGATCGGGCCTATGTCAATAATGGCGGCGACATCGCGCTTCATCTTGGCAACGGTGAGCATTTCTCGGTCGGTCTGATGGACCGGCCGGATCGCTTCGGCGTGATGCGGACGATGCGGGTGGATTCCGGTGATCCCGTGGGGGGTGTTGCGACCAGCGGACGTCACGGCCGCAGCTTTTCGCTCGGCATTGCCGACGCGGTGACTGTGCTGGCGGCGACGGCGTCGCAAGCCGATGCGGCGGCCACGATCATCGCCAATGCCGTGGATCTGCCGGGGCACAAGGCCATCATCCGCGCGCCTGCCAACGAGATTCAGTCCGACAGCGATCTCGGCACGCGCCTCGTCACCCGCGATGTCGGCGCGTTGTCGCACGACGAGATCGCAGCAGCGCTGGAATATGGCGCGGAATGTGCACGGCAAGTGTTCGATCGCGGATTGATCGAAGGTGCCGTGTTGCAGCTTTGTGGTGATATGCTCGTCATCGGACCTAAGGATATAGAAGAGCAACGAACGCGCCTACTTGTGCTGGAGAACGCGGTCGATGCCTGA
- a CDS encoding amino acid synthesis family protein: MNAIIRKIVTVVEETQMEMGRQVSPPTRRAAAIAVIENPFAGKYVEDLSPLIAIGEELGELLSKRAVTALGIDGAKAQSYGKAAAVGENGELEHAAAILHPKMGAPVRKVLSKGAALIPSSKKRSGPGTTLDIPLGHKDAAFVRSHFDGMEVQINDAPRANEIMVAVAVTDSGRPLPRVGGLTVAEIKGEDGLR, encoded by the coding sequence ATGAACGCGATCATCCGCAAGATCGTCACCGTCGTCGAAGAGACGCAGATGGAGATGGGCCGCCAGGTCTCGCCACCGACCCGGCGCGCCGCGGCGATCGCCGTGATCGAGAATCCCTTCGCTGGAAAATATGTCGAAGACCTTTCGCCGTTGATCGCCATCGGCGAGGAGCTCGGCGAGCTGTTGTCGAAGCGCGCGGTGACCGCGCTTGGCATCGACGGTGCCAAGGCGCAGAGCTACGGCAAGGCCGCGGCCGTCGGCGAAAACGGCGAATTGGAACATGCTGCGGCGATCCTGCACCCGAAGATGGGAGCGCCGGTGCGCAAGGTCCTGAGCAAGGGGGCGGCGTTGATCCCGTCGTCGAAGAAGCGCAGCGGTCCAGGTACGACGCTCGACATCCCGCTGGGTCACAAGGACGCAGCTTTCGTCCGCAGCCATTTCGACGGCATGGAGGTACAGATCAACGACGCGCCGCGTGCCAACGAGATCATGGTCGCGGTCGCCGTCACCGACAGTGGCCGTCCATTGCCGCGAGTCGGCGGGCTCACGGTTGCGGAGATCAAGGGTGAAGACGGTTTGAGATGA
- a CDS encoding ABC transporter substrate-binding protein: MRAGNIFVGAAFALLAGGMAHSALAQDIKIGEINSYSLLPAFTEPYRKGWQLAVEEVNAAGGINGKKLVVISKDDGGKPADAQTAANELVSSEGVAMLAGTFLSNIGLAVSDFANQKKVFFLAAEPLTDAITWSKGNKYTFRLRPSNYMQAAMLVEAASKLPAKRWATIAPNYEYGQSAVAVFKKLMSEKRPDIQWVDEQWPPQGKIDAGPVVQAVAAANPEAILNVTFGADLVKLVREGNTRGLFKGREVVSFLTGEPEYLDPLKDETPEGWIVTGYPWYSIKTPEHDAFLKAYQAKFNDYPRLGSIVGYQTIKSAAAILTKAGSTDPEKLIAAAEGLSMPSPFGEITFRKIDHQSTLGAYVGKTALKDGKGVMVDSSYKKGADYLPSDAEVAKLRPKD; this comes from the coding sequence ATGCGAGCAGGAAATATTTTCGTCGGCGCGGCCTTCGCGCTTCTGGCGGGCGGCATGGCTCATTCGGCCCTGGCGCAGGACATCAAGATCGGCGAGATCAACAGCTATTCGCTGCTGCCGGCCTTCACCGAGCCTTACCGTAAGGGCTGGCAACTCGCCGTCGAGGAGGTCAACGCGGCTGGCGGCATCAACGGCAAGAAGCTCGTCGTCATCTCCAAGGACGACGGCGGCAAGCCGGCGGATGCGCAGACCGCGGCCAACGAGCTCGTCTCGAGCGAAGGCGTGGCGATGCTCGCGGGCACGTTCCTGTCGAATATCGGCCTCGCCGTCAGCGACTTCGCCAACCAGAAGAAGGTGTTCTTCCTGGCGGCCGAGCCGCTGACGGACGCGATCACCTGGTCCAAGGGCAACAAATACACCTTCCGCCTGCGCCCCTCCAACTACATGCAGGCGGCGATGCTGGTGGAAGCCGCCAGCAAGCTGCCCGCAAAGCGCTGGGCAACGATCGCGCCGAACTACGAATACGGCCAGTCGGCGGTCGCGGTGTTCAAGAAGCTGATGTCGGAGAAGCGTCCTGATATCCAGTGGGTCGACGAGCAATGGCCGCCGCAGGGCAAGATCGACGCGGGTCCGGTGGTGCAGGCGGTTGCCGCCGCCAATCCGGAAGCGATCCTCAACGTCACCTTCGGCGCCGACCTCGTCAAGCTCGTGCGCGAGGGCAATACCCGCGGCCTGTTTAAGGGACGCGAGGTGGTTTCGTTCCTGACCGGCGAGCCCGAGTATCTCGATCCGCTCAAGGACGAGACGCCCGAGGGTTGGATCGTCACCGGCTATCCCTGGTACTCGATCAAGACGCCCGAGCATGACGCGTTCCTGAAGGCGTATCAGGCCAAGTTCAACGACTACCCGCGCCTGGGCTCGATCGTCGGCTACCAGACCATCAAGTCGGCGGCCGCGATCCTGACCAAGGCCGGCTCGACCGATCCGGAGAAGCTGATCGCAGCGGCCGAGGGCCTGTCGATGCCGTCGCCTTTCGGCGAGATCACCTTCCGCAAGATCGATCACCAGTCGACGCTCGGTGCCTATGTCGGCAAGACCGCGCTGAAGGACGGCAAGGGCGTAATGGTGGACTCCAGCTACAAGAAGGGCGCCGACTATCTGCCCAGCGACGCCGAAGTCGCCAAGCTGCGCCCGAAGGACTGA